Proteins from one Sulfuriferula thiophila genomic window:
- the waaA gene encoding lipid IV(A) 3-deoxy-D-manno-octulosonic acid transferase has product MSRLLYSLVLVLALPYLLLHLLWRGWRQRGYWRHWGERFGFYTQRTDKPVIWLHAVSVGETRAAVPLVQALLTRYPDHQLLLTHTTPTGRDTSLQLFGDAVWRVYLPYDYAFAVRRFVRRFRPALGMLMETEIWPNLIAACQRENVPVMLVNARLSERSARRYHWFATLALQSLTGLSAIAAQTSADAQRLTELGGRNVSVMGNLKFDTTPPAAQLQLGQRWRSEIGQQRPVWLAASTREGEEALVLDAWQQLQFPAALLIIVPRHPQRFDEVAALLDKRGIRYQRRSSGQPVAATTQVWLGDSMGELFAYYRAADLALIGGSLLPLGGQNLIEAAAVGCPVIIGQHVWNFAEVTRAAIADGAAVQVVNTDELAQRVQQLLHDPLARQNMHNAALTFSQAHQGATARLLALASGYLASKPS; this is encoded by the coding sequence ATGTCGCGTTTGCTATATTCTCTGGTATTGGTGCTGGCGCTGCCGTATCTGCTGCTGCACCTGCTCTGGCGTGGCTGGCGGCAGCGCGGCTATTGGCGGCACTGGGGTGAGCGTTTTGGCTTTTATACGCAGCGCACTGATAAACCAGTCATCTGGCTGCATGCTGTATCCGTGGGTGAGACACGTGCTGCAGTACCACTGGTGCAGGCTTTGCTGACCCGCTATCCCGATCATCAGCTTCTGCTTACCCATACGACGCCTACCGGGCGTGACACCAGTCTGCAGTTATTCGGCGATGCAGTGTGGCGCGTGTACTTGCCTTACGATTATGCATTTGCCGTACGTCGTTTTGTACGCCGGTTTCGCCCGGCGCTGGGCATGCTGATGGAAACCGAAATCTGGCCCAATCTGATTGCCGCCTGTCAGCGTGAAAATGTGCCGGTGATGTTGGTCAATGCGCGCCTGTCGGAACGCTCAGCACGGCGTTATCACTGGTTTGCCACGCTGGCGCTGCAAAGCCTGACCGGTTTGTCTGCCATAGCAGCCCAGACCTCGGCGGATGCCCAACGTTTAACGGAGTTGGGTGGGCGTAATGTGAGTGTTATGGGTAATTTGAAATTTGACACTACCCCACCAGCGGCACAATTGCAGCTTGGTCAGCGCTGGCGCTCTGAGATAGGCCAGCAGCGGCCGGTCTGGCTGGCTGCCAGTACGCGGGAAGGAGAGGAAGCGCTGGTGCTGGATGCGTGGCAGCAGTTGCAATTTCCGGCAGCGCTGTTGATTATCGTGCCGCGCCATCCGCAGCGCTTTGATGAAGTGGCCGCTTTGCTGGACAAGCGTGGCATACGCTATCAGCGCCGCAGTAGCGGGCAGCCGGTTGCCGCCACTACGCAGGTTTGGCTGGGTGACAGCATGGGCGAGTTATTTGCCTATTACCGTGCGGCTGACCTTGCCTTGATTGGTGGCAGTTTGTTGCCGCTGGGCGGGCAGAATCTGATCGAAGCTGCGGCAGTGGGCTGCCCTGTCATCATTGGCCAGCATGTGTGGAATTTCGCGGAAGTGACGCGTGCTGCCATCGCCGATGGTGCTGCAGTGCAGGTAGTAAATACCGATGAGTTGGCGCAGCGTGTGCAGCAGTTGCTGCATGATCCGCTGGCTCGACAGAATATGCACAACGCAGCATTGACCTTCAGTCAAGCGCATCAAGGTGCAACAGCGCGTTTGCTGGCTCTGGCATCTGGCTATTTAGCCAGTAAACCCAGCTAA